A stretch of Oryza brachyantha chromosome 4, ObraRS2, whole genome shotgun sequence DNA encodes these proteins:
- the LOC102710587 gene encoding coniferyl alcohol acyltransferase-like, translated as MVKDAQGGGAGVTAGHGEVITTAVAPALPTQEHRLRLSNLDLLLPPLDVSVLLCYRHPAPSAAALKEALAKVLVPYYPLAGEVVANGDGEPELLCSGRGVDFTEASAAAGVEMRELRFGVVDERVEKLVPAKNAASVMSVQVTKFKCGGAVVGCTFDHRVCDAYSFNMFLVAWAAAARDGHGGAPPQLIPSFRRSLVAPRDPPPPRSPSTDALIDRLFAPVGSAPPPPNAAAAAVNRIYRIAAGDVAALQASAGPGRTKLEAFTAHMWQLCARAVAAAAASPPPSRERPCCMGVVVDGRGRLFPDGAMRAYFGNVLTIPYGVRGSEELRGMAFADVADDVHAWVVEAATGDHFRGLVDWVEARRPKPAAARAYLGGTGGGDAAVCIVSSGMGFPVGDADLGTGPPAFASYHFPWPAGAGYVMPMPSARGDGDWVVYVHVSPELAEAMEEEPTVFRALDSSYVFG; from the exons ATGGTGAAGGATGCACAAGGTGGTGGCGCTGGCGTCACTGCCGGACACGGCGAGGTGAtcacgacggcggtggcgccggcgctgccgaCGCAGGAGCACCGCCTCAGGCTGTCCAACCTGGAcctcctcctgccgccgctcgACGTCAGCGTCCTCCTCTGCTACCGCCACCCGGCAccgtccgcggcggcgctcaaGGAGGCTCTGGCCAAGGTGCTGGTGCCGTACTacccgctcgccggcgaggtcgtggccaacggcgacggcgagccggAGCTTCTGTGCAGCGGCCGCGGCGTCGACTTCACGGaggcgagcgccgccgccggcgtggagATGCGCGAGCTGCGGTTCGGCGTGGTGGACGAGCGCGTCGAGAAGCTGGTTCCCGCCAAGAACGCCGCCAGCGTTATGTCTGTTCAG GTGACCAAGTTCaagtgcggcggcgcggtcgtcGGCTGCACGTTCGACCACCGCGTCTGCGACGCCTACTCCTTCAACATGTTCCTCgtcgcctgggccgccgccgcccgagaCGGTCACGGCGGCGCCCCGCCACAGTTGATCCCGTCCTTCCGTCGTTCCCTCGTCGCGCCGCgggacccgccgccgccgcgctcgccgtcgaccgACGCGCTGATCGACCGCCTGTTCGCTCCTGTGggctccgccccgccgcctccgaatgccgcggccgccgccgtcaaccGCATTTACCGCATAGCCGCCGGTGACGTCGCCGCTCTCCAGGCCTCGGCGGGGCCCGGGCGGACGAAGCTGGAGGCGTTCACGGCCCACATGTGGCAGCTCTGCGccagggcggtggcggcggcggcggcctccccgccgccgtcacgcGAGCGCCCGTGCTGCATGGGCGTCGTTGTCGACGGGCGCGGCCGCCTGTTCCCGGACGGCGCCATGAGGGCCTACTTCGGCAACGTGCTGACCATACCGTACGGCGTCAGGGGCTCCGAGGAGCTGCGCGGCATGGCTttcgccgacgtcgccgacgacgtgcACGCGtgggtggtggaggcggcgaccggcgaccaCTTCCGGGGGCTCGTCGACTGGGTGGAGGCGCGCCGCCCCAagcccgccgcggcgagggcgtACCtgggcggcaccggcggcggcgacgcggcggtgtGCATCGTGTCGTCCGGGATGGGCTTCCCCGTCGGCGACGCCGACCTCGGGACGGGCCCGCCGGCGTTCGCGTCGTACCACTTCCCGtggcccgccggcgccgggtaCGTGATGCCGATGCCgagcgcgcgcggcgacggcgactgggtGGTGTACGTGCACGTGTCGCCGGAGCTAGCCGAGGCGATGGAGGAGGAGCCCACCGTGTTCAGGGCGCTGGACAGTAGCTACGTGTTTGGTTGA